ACGCTTCGCCGCTGCTGCCCACCAATGCGAACGCGGTCATCGTCGTTCCAAACATGCTCATCAGCAACAGGAACGGACCAATCGAATGGCTGGCGACTTGGTAATCCTCTTTGGTGCCTTTGAACAGTCGGCTGCTGAACAGACCGAGACAAAGAAGCAGCCCCAGGTAGATCAGGATGATGACGAACTGGGGCACACCGGGTTGGACTGCAAGATACATCATTGTTCGCCCTCCTCATCCAATGGCCATGCAATTCGGGTCGCCAGGAACCAGGTGCAAGAGGCGGCAATCGAGATTCCCGCATGCCAGGCCAAACCAATCGGCATGAAACCAAACAACAACGTGTCGTTGTGCCACAACCAATTGTCTTGATGCAAAATCAGTAACAAGAGAACCAAGCCAGCGATGATCATAGCACCGCGTGACAACCCCGGCCGATTGGGCGGAGCGGACGCGTCAGTCGAGTTGGGCATGTTGGGCGATTGAGGAGAGCGGAGGGAGGAAGGTGGGAAATCGAGAGGGTCGCAGAGACCTTGACGCGAAAATCGCGAAATGGTCCTCCGGCGACTGAATCCGTCGCGAGCGACCAGAATTCAATCGTTTGCCCCGTAGTCTAATGGCATCGCGGGGGCGACGATATCCATGGTTTGAATTACTGTAAGGGACAAATGTTTCGGCGGTTTCGCTGAATTCAGCTTCTTTGCTTCAAAGCATCGCGGTCGGCGAGTGCTTGCGTCCTTTCGTGTTTTATGCAATCCGTGTTTGACCCCCTAGTGTGGCCAACGATTTGGCCGATGTGGCTGACCATCGGCGTCGCCATCGCATTGTTGCTGGGGCTGGCGTTCCGAGTCGCTGCGACTGATCTGCTGGCGGTCACGGCGTTGTCCATTTTGGTCGTGGCCCAAGACCTCACGGGCACGACGTTGCTGCCTGATCCGACCGACGCGGTGGCAGGGTTCGGCAACAAGGGTTTGATCACGATCGCGTTGCTATTTGCCGTCGTGGCAGGATTGGAATTGACCGGAGGCACGGAGCTGGCCACCGGATGGTTGTTGTCCAAAGCCAAAAATTTGCGAGACACGCAGGTTCGAATGTTGCTGCCCGTGGCGGCCTTCAGCGGTTTTCTAAACAACACGCCCGTTGTGGCGGCCATGTTGCCCGTGGTGGGCGACCTTGGGAAACGATTGTCGATCAGCCCCAGCCGTCTGTTGCTGCCGCTTTCCTACGCCGCGATTCTTGGCGGGATGTGCACGCTGATGGGAACCAGCACCAACCTGTTGGTTCGAGATGAATACAACCAGTACATCGCGGAGATGCGTGCAAACGGCGCAGCGACGGAATTGGCTGAATTGAGTTTTTTCACACCAGCCATCGCAGGACTTCCCGCGACCATTTTGGGACTGCTCTACATCATCCTGACGTCGAAGTGGTTGATCCCCGAACGCAAACAAGCTGTCAGCGTCGGAGATGACCCACAAAAATACACTGTCGAAATGCAAGTCGAGATGACCGGGCCGCTGGTCGGTCGAACGTTGCAAGAAGCGGGCCTGCGTGCTCTGCCAGGATTGTATGTTGCTGAAATCCAACGAGCAGATGGACGCATCGAGCCCGCCAAACCGGATCAACGTCTCTTCGGCGAGGACATTTTGATCCTGGTGGGTGATGTCGACAGCGTGGTGGATTTGCGGAAGATCCGAGGGTTGATCACTCCCGGCGATCAGGCTCGTAAGTTGCAAATTCCGGCTTGGCGTCGAACTCTGGTGGAAGCCGTCGTCAGTCCCCGGTGCAGTCTGATCGGCAAAACCATTCGCGAAGGACGGTTTCGATCGAACTTCAACGCAGCTGTTGTCGCGGTGGCTCGTGGTGGTCGACGGTTGGAAGGAAAGCTGGGCGACGTTCGCATTGAACCCGGCGACGTGTTGCTGCTTGAGGCGTCCAAGTCTTTCATGCACCAACAGCGTGGCGGAAGCGATTTCTACCTGGTCAGCAGTGTCGAACGAGGCGAAGTCCGTCGTCACGAACGTGCTCCGCTGGCGATCGCGATCATGGTGGTCATGGTGACCGCTGCCGCATTTGATTGGTTGTCGATTCTCAGTGCGGCCATGTTCGCGACGGTTGCCATGGTGATGACACGTTGCTGCACTACATCGGAAGCACGACGCAGCATCGATTGGTCGGTGTTGATCGTGATCGGATCCGCGATTGGAATCGGACGCGCGATGGAACAGAGCGGCGCGGCGGGTGAAATTGCCAATGGACTGCTCAGCATCGCGGGTGGAAACCCTCTGGGGACATTGATCGCGGTTTATGTTGCGACGGTGATCTGCACCGAATTGATCACGAACAACGCCGCGGCGATGTTGATGCTGCCGATTGCGTGGACCGCCGCGACGAAAGTTGGAATGGATCCGATGCCGATGGTGGTCGCCGTCATGATCGCGGCTTCGGCCAGTTTCTTGACGCCGTTTGGTTACCAAACCAACACAATGGTCTACGGCGTCGGTGGTTATCGCCTGAGAGATTACATTCAATTCGGGTTTCCTCTCAGCCTGATTGTGGCAGTAACGACCATCGGCATGTTGACTTGGTGGTACTAATGACCAAGATCGACTGAGCCACCTGGTTTGCAACTTCCCACGCACTGAAACGCCACCGCGATTTCCCATGTCCGAACGTTTTTCCGAAGCCCCCATTTCACGACTGGTCGGATTTCAGGTTCGCCCCAGCGAGATTGAGAACGGGGCACCGGATGCCGGTCAGGCAATCGTGGACATCGATTGTGGGCCGCAGCATCACAATCCGATGGGACGCGTGCACGGTGGCCTGGTATCGGCACTCGCCGATGCAGCGATGGGAATCGCGTTCGGACGTACACTGCTGGCGTCCGAAGATTTTTCCACCATCGAGATGAAGGTCAACTTCATCCGTCCGATTCGCGAAGGCCGTTTGTCAGCCAGTGCTGAAGTGATACAGCGAGGATTGCGAATCGGATTTGTGGAGTGCCAAATCAAAGACCAACGCGGGAAATTGGTGGCGACGGCCTCATCCACCTGCACGGTCCTCTCGGCTGGTTGAGCACGCATCGCTTCAGCGTCATTCTTCCAGTTCGTCCAAGTCCATCTCTTCAAGCGTCTTGGACGATTCCAACGCCGACGTCGTCACGCTCGCGTCGGCAACGTCATCACCGGACGCCTGTTCTTGCGTTGATTGCGAAGCTCCCGAGGAACTTTCGTTTGCTTGCCGGACTTCTTCCTCCGTTGCCAAACGCACCTGCAGTTTTCTGGCCGCGACTCGAACGACCTTGATCGGTTGACCTTCGTCGATGGGCATCCCGGTACTGACCGCGTCGACCTTGTGACCATCCACAATTACGCGTCCCGATGGCAACAAGTTTGACGTGGCGACGCCGAAGGCCCCCACGAGTTGGTCCAGAGGGACGCCGTCCAAGGTTGTTG
Above is a window of Rhodopirellula halodulae DNA encoding:
- a CDS encoding SLC13 family permease, which produces MQSVFDPLVWPTIWPMWLTIGVAIALLLGLAFRVAATDLLAVTALSILVVAQDLTGTTLLPDPTDAVAGFGNKGLITIALLFAVVAGLELTGGTELATGWLLSKAKNLRDTQVRMLLPVAAFSGFLNNTPVVAAMLPVVGDLGKRLSISPSRLLLPLSYAAILGGMCTLMGTSTNLLVRDEYNQYIAEMRANGAATELAELSFFTPAIAGLPATILGLLYIILTSKWLIPERKQAVSVGDDPQKYTVEMQVEMTGPLVGRTLQEAGLRALPGLYVAEIQRADGRIEPAKPDQRLFGEDILILVGDVDSVVDLRKIRGLITPGDQARKLQIPAWRRTLVEAVVSPRCSLIGKTIREGRFRSNFNAAVVAVARGGRRLEGKLGDVRIEPGDVLLLEASKSFMHQQRGGSDFYLVSSVERGEVRRHERAPLAIAIMVVMVTAAAFDWLSILSAAMFATVAMVMTRCCTTSEARRSIDWSVLIVIGSAIGIGRAMEQSGAAGEIANGLLSIAGGNPLGTLIAVYVATVICTELITNNAAAMLMLPIAWTAATKVGMDPMPMVVAVMIAASASFLTPFGYQTNTMVYGVGGYRLRDYIQFGFPLSLIVAVTTIGMLTWWY
- a CDS encoding PaaI family thioesterase; the encoded protein is MSERFSEAPISRLVGFQVRPSEIENGAPDAGQAIVDIDCGPQHHNPMGRVHGGLVSALADAAMGIAFGRTLLASEDFSTIEMKVNFIRPIREGRLSASAEVIQRGLRIGFVECQIKDQRGKLVATASSTCTVLSAG
- a CDS encoding NfeD family protein: MPVLYSVGLVVLFLTLLIAEIMVPSGGILGLLAFASAITAVLIAFTVSLNFGLSIMLVLIVATPILLHVLLRFWPQTSAGRAILNRRRRDGNESVPVTTTLDGVPLDQLVGAFGVATSNLLPSGRVIVDGHKVDAVSTGMPIDEGQPIKVVRVAARKLQVRLATEEEVRQANESSSGASQSTQEQASGDDVADASVTTSALESSKTLEEMDLDELEE
- a CDS encoding DUF3311 domain-containing protein, which encodes MPNSTDASAPPNRPGLSRGAMIIAGLVLLLLILHQDNWLWHNDTLLFGFMPIGLAWHAGISIAASCTWFLATRIAWPLDEEGEQ